GCTTCCTGAACCACCGCGAAACCCTGCTCACGCCGGACATCGCGGCGCGCGTCGAAGTCGCCATCGCCGCGCTGGCCTACAGCCCCAGCCCGATGGCGCAGGGGCTCAAGCGCGGCCGCTCGCGGCTGATCGGCCTGGTGGTGGCCGACGTGACCAATCCCTTTTCAGTGGCCGTGCTGCGCGGCGCCGAAAAAGCCTGCCAGCAAGCCGGCTATTTGCTGATGCTGTTCAACCTCGGCAACGACAGCCGGCGCGAAAGCGAGGCCATCAAGGCGCTCACCGCCTACCAGGTGGACGGCTTCATCCTGAACACCCTGGGCGGCGATGCCGGCGCAGCCGCCGAGGCCGCGCGCCACGGCAAGCCGGTGGTGCTGGTGGACCGGCGCCACCACGACATGCAGGCCGACTTTGTCTCGATTGACAATGCCGGCGCCGTTCTGCTCGGCGCTCGCCACTTGGTGGAAGCCGGCTACCGGGAACTGCTGTTTGTCTCGGAGCCGATCAAGAACGTCAGTTCACGCATGGAGCGTGAAGCCGCGTTCAGAAGCTTTGTCAGCGATGCGGCAACAGACATCGCCGGCCTTCACGGCAGCACCTTTGAATGCACGGATGACGACAGCGCGGGGCTGGACAAGGCGCTGCAGAGCCTGCGCCAGCGTGCCGAGGGACGCCTGCCCGGCGTGATTTCAAGCAATGCCGTGGTCACGCTGCGGGTAGTGGCCGCCATGGCGCGGCTGGGCTGGCGGCTTGGCGCCGACCTCGGGCTGGTGGGTTTTGACGAGACCGAATGGTCGCCCTTCATCGGTCCGGGCTTGACGACCATCGCCCAGCCGACCGACGAGCTGGGCCGGCTGGCCGCAGGCTGCCTGATCGAGAGGCTCAAGGGCCTGGACCTGCCGCCGCGCCAGATTTTGCTGTCGGGCCGGCTGGTAGCTCGTGGCTCATCGGTTCCCGAGGCATCCCCGGTCATTTTGCAAACCTAGGGTTTTCACCGGGTTACAGACCGAGTACGCCTGCTTTTATAATTCAATGAAACCGGTTTCAGGATGATTGAAAAGTAACTCCCAACCATGTCTTCAAAAAAACTTTTAACCCCAACACGGACCCGCGCCTTGATGTCATTCGCGACACCAGCGCTGCGCTCATGAACTACACCTTTCAGTTCGGCGACGTTTTTGCAGCCTGGCCGCTGCTGCTCAGGGGCACCTGGAACACCATCGAGCTGTCGCTGCTGGCGATGCTGCTCGGGTTGGCGGTGGCCATCGTCTGCGCCTGGGGCAAGACCGCCGGCCCCAAACCGCTGCGCTTCGTGATCAACGCCTACATCGAGCTGATCCGCAACACGCCCTTCCTGGTGCAGCTGTTCTTCTTCTTTTTTGCGCTGCCGGCGCTCGGACTGCGCTGGTCGGCCTACACCGCCGCGCTGACGGCACTGGTCATCAACCTGGGCGCCTACGCGACCGAAATCATCCGCGCCGGCATCGAGTCGATTCCCAAGGGCCAGATCGAAGCCGGCCTGGCGCTCAACCTCAAGCGCCACGAGATTTTCCGCTTTGTCATCCTGAAGCCCGCGCTCAAGGCGATTTACCCGGCGCTGACCAGCCAGTTCATCCTGCTGATGCTCAGTTCGGCGGTGGTTTCGGCGATTTCCGCCGACGACCTGACCTCGGTGGCTGCCAACCTGCAGTCGCAAACCTTTCGCAGTTTCGAGATCTACATCGTCGTCGCGGGCATCTACCTGCTGCTGGCGCTGTCGTTCTCGGCGCTGTTCCGCCTGATTTACAAGGCCAGCCTCAACTACCCGGATCGTCGGTAATGCGTACTTTTGGACTTCCTGAATTCCTGTTCATCCTTGAAGCGGCCAAATGGACAGTGGCGCTGTCGCTGATCGCCTTCATCGGCGGCGCGATAGGCGGGCTGCTGGTGGCGCTGGGGCGCACCTCCGAGAACCGGCTGGCGCAATTCCTCTCTAGCGGCTTCATCCAGATTTTCCAGGGAACGCCCCTGCTGCTGCAGCTGTTCCTGGTGTTCTTTGGCGCGCCGGTGCTGGGTTTTGACATCAACCCGTGGATTGCGGCCGGCGTGGCGCTGATCCTGAACAGCAGCGCCTTTCTGGGTGAAATCTGGCGCGGCTGCATCCAGGCGATTCCCGCCGGCCAGGTCGAAGCGGCGCATGCGCTGAGCCTGTCCTACTTCTCGCGCATGCGCTTTGTCATCTTGCCGCAGGCCTTCAAGATTGCGCTGGCGCCCACGGTCGGCTACCTGGTGCAGATCATCAAGGGCACGTCGCTGGCGGCGATCATCGGTTTTACCGAAATCACGCGGGCCGGCCAGATCATCAACAACGCAACCTTCCAGCCGCTGATCGTGTTCAGCGTGGTGGCGGCGATTTATTTCGCGCTGTGCTGGCCGCTGTCCCTGATGGCCTCGCGCATGGAACGCCGGCAAGCCGCCGCGCTGGCACGTTGAGCGGCGCCCCTGTTTCACCCTGTCATTTCTCACCAACAATAACCAGAGACTTCACCATGATCAAGCATCCGGGCAGATTCACCCTGGTAACACTCGCTGTGCAGTGTTTTATGACCACAGCCTTGGTGGCGGCATCGTTTCAAAGCGCAGCCGCCGATCTGATTGCCTCAACCAATGATGCCAAGTACCAACGCGTGGTGGGCAAGGACACGTTTCTGGAAAATCCGCAACCAGACACGCTGGACATCATCGACGCCAGCCATTTTCCGCCCCGCGTCGTAGCCAGCGTGAATGTGGCCGCTGCAATTCAGGGTCCACCCCAAGCGGTGGCCATCACACCGGACGGCAAGCTGGCCATCGTGTCGGCACCAAGTCGATACGACACGGCTGAAAAGAAACTGGTTCTCGAAAACTACCTTCAGGTGGTGGATTTGACATCCAGCCCGGCTTCAGTCATTGCAAAAGTTGACATTGCCCATCATCCGCAAGCAATCGCCATCAATCGTGCAGGAAACCTGCTTTTGACAACCACCACGTCAGGCCATTTACTGGTGTTTGCCATAGACGGCAAATCGATCACGCTCAAGGACACTTTAAAGCTCAGCGACAAGCGCCTGGCAGGCATCACGATCACACCTGACGGCAAGACCGCGCTGGTGGCACTGCGGGATGAGCAGGGCTTGATGGTCCTTGATATTGACAGCGACAAAGTCACGACGCAACGCGAAAGGATCAGCACTGGCGTGGCACCTTACTCGGTCGATGTATCGAGCACCGGCAAATGGGCACTGGTCGGCAACGCGGGGCTTGCCGGATTGCCCGGGAACGTGGGCACCCTGGCGGGCGACGTCGATTCCATCACACTGATTGATATCTCCAGGCGTCCTTACCGCGCCGTTCAGCATGTTTCCGTGCCCGCACTGCCTGAAGGGATTGCGATCTCTCCAGACGGCCGCTGGGTCGCGGTCCAAAGCATGGATGGATCAAACCTCACGGCTGACAATCCAGGGCGACGGGCCAAGGGAAAACTGATTCTGTTTTCCAACCAGAATGGCAAGTTGGTGGAGAAATCCAGCCTTCCGGCGGGCGCAGCTGGACAAGGAATTGTCTTTACGGCCGATGGCCGGTACATCCTGGCGCAGTTCAATGTCGAAAAGCAATTGGCAGTTTTTGCTGTTGCCAACGGCAAGCTGAAGGACACAGGCAAACGTCTTGCGTCAACCGGGGGACCGTCATCCATACGCTCAATGCCCCGCTAAATCCAGTTCATTCCCTCACTATTTATCCACAACCATCGGAGACTTCACCATGATCAAGCATCTGCAACGTCGCACCTTCACGGGCACCGCCCTGGCGCTGGGCCTGGCCGCCACCCTGTCCGCATGGGCGCCCGCCGCCAGCGCGCAGAGCGTCGCCGACATCAAGAAAAAAGGCGAGCTGACCGTCGGCATGCTGGTCGATTTCCCGCCCTACGGCACCATGAACAGCAGCAATCAGCCCGACGGCTACGACGCCGACGTGGCGCGCCTGCTGGCCAAGGATCTCGGCGTGAAGGTCAACCTGGTGCCGGTGACTGGCCCCAACCGCATTCCGTTTTTGCTGACCAACAAGGTCGATCTGCTGGTGGCTTCGCTGGCCGTGACGCCCGAGCGCGCCAAGCAGGTCCAGTTCTCCAAGCCCTACGCCGCCGCCAGCATCGTGCTGTATGGCGACAAGAAAGCCAGCCTCAAAACCCCGGCCGACCTGAAAGGCAAGCGCGTGGGCGTCGCCCGTGCCAGCACGCAGGACATCGCGCTGACCGCCGTGGCGCCCGAAGGCACCGAAATCCGCCGTTTCGACGACGACGCGTCGGCCATGCAGGCGCTGCTGTCGGGGCAGATCGATGCCATCGGCTGCTCGACCACGGTGGCCGCTCAAATCGCCAAGCGCGCGCCGGCCAACACCTTTGAAAACAAGTTCGTGCTGCGCCAGCAGGTGATGGGCGTGGCGATGCGCCCCGGCCAGGCCGAACTGCTCAAGACCGTGGACGACTTTGTCGCCCGCAACACGGCCAATGGCGAGCTGAACAAGCTCTACCAGAAATGGCTGGAAACCGACCTGCCCAAGCTGCAGTAACCCCGCTTTTTTGCTGACCACGGTGCTTACCCATGACAGACACAATGCAATCCTCTCGCGCAGCCGCCGCTGGCGCTGAACCCATCATCCGCATCGAAGCGGTGGACAAGTGGTACGGTAAATTCCAGGTGCTCACCGGCATCAACCTGAACGTCGCGGCCGGCGAGCGCATTGTGGTCTGCGGGCCTTCGGGCTCCGGCAAATCGACCCTGATCCGCTGCATCAACCGGCTGGAGGTCGTGCAGAAAGGCCGCATCGTCGTCGATGGCATCGACCTGACGGCCGGCGGCAAGAATGTCGATTCGGTGCGCCAGGAAGTCGGCATGGTGTTCCAGCAGTTCAACCTGTTTCCACATCTGACCATCCTGCAGAACTGCACGCTGGCGCCGATGCGCTCGCGCGGACTGAGCCAGGAGGAAGCCGAAACCATCGCCATGAAATACCTCACGCGGGTTCGGATTCCCGAGCAGGCTAAAAAATACCCCAGCCAGCTCTCGGGCGGCCAGCAGCAGCGCGTAGCGATTGCCCGCGCCTTGTGCATGACGCCCAAGATCATGCTGTTCGACGAACCCACCTCGGCGCTGGACCCGGAGATGGTCAAGGAAGTGCTGGACACCATGATCGGCCTGGCCGACGACGGCATGACCATGCTGTGCGTCACGCACGAAATGGGCTTTGCGCGCAGCGTGGCCGACCGGGTGATCTTCATGGCCGACGGCAAGATCATCGAGCAGGCGCCGCCGCAGCAGTTCTTCAGCAACCCGCAAAACGAAAAAACCCGCAACTTCCTCGGCCAGATATTGAATTCGCAACATGCCCACTGAAGTTTCCGGCGCCGCTGCCGCGCCGCCCATCCTGATTTCACTGACCGCCTTTGGCGCCGCCGAAGTGCGCCGCCATGGCCAGCGCTGGTTTGCCCGGCTCAGCCATGAAGCCGGCGCCGATGGTGTCGAAGTGCGCAGCGAACTGCTGGTGGATGCCGCCCGCGAATTGCCTGACATTGCCCTGGCCGTGCGCGACGCCGGCCTGCGGGTGGTGTATTCGAGCGCCGACTATCTCTGGGCGGCTGACGGCGCACTGGACATGGCCGCACTCCAGCGCGCCCTGGATGCCGCCAAAACCCTGGGCGCACCCCGGCTGAAAATGGCGATTGGCGGCTTTGGCGCCTCGTCCCACGCGAGCCTGATGGCGCTGCAGGACTGCCTGCAGGCCGCCAAAATCGAACTCGTGATCGAAAACGACCAGACGCCGGCGGCCGGCACGCTGCCCGCGCTGCAGGACTTTTTTGACACGGCCAATGACCTCGGTATTTTCCTCGGCATGACGTTTGACATGGGCAACTGGCACTGGAGTGGCGAATGCCCGCTGCTGGCCGCAAGCGCGCTGGCGCCGCAGGTGCGCTATGTGCATTGCAAGGGCGTGCAGCGCCAGCCGCAGCGCTGGATCGCCGTGCCGCTGGCCGAATCCAGCGCACCGTGGCGCGCCGTGCTGCGCGCCCTGCCGGCCGATGTGCCTTGGGCCATTGAATACCCCTTGATCGGCGACGACCTGCCCGCCGTGACGCGCAGGGAAATCGACCAGCTGCGCAGCATTGCCGCCAGCATGGCTGGCAGAAAGAAATTGACATGACCCGCGCCCTGGACGTGATTACCTTTGGCGAAGCCATGATGATGCTGGTCGCCGACCGGCCCGGCCCGCTCGAACAAGCCGAAGCCTTCTACAAGCGCACCGCCGGCGCCGAGACCAACGTCGCCATTGGCCTGTCGCGCCTGGGCCTGAAGGTCGGCTGGGGCAGCCGCCTGGGCACCGACTCCATGGGCCGCTACCTGCTGGCCGCCATGCAGAAGGAAGGCATCGACTGCTCGCATGTGGTGTGCGATGCGGCGCAGAAAACCGGTTTCCAGTTCAAGGGCAAGGTGCTTGATGGCAGCGACCCGCCGGTCGAATACCACCGCCAGGGCTCGGCCGCCAGTCATATGTGTGTCAATGACATCGACCGGGACTGGCTGCTGTCGGCCCGGCACCTGCATGCCACCGGCGTGTTTGCCGCCCTCTCTGCCACCACGCTGCACGCTGCACGCTTGACCATGGACCTGATGCGCGCCGCCGGCCGCAGCGTGTCGTTCGACCCCAACCTGCGCCCCACGCTGTGGGCCAGCCCCGAGCTGATGCGCGAAGCTGTCAACGACCTGGCGACGCGCGCCGACTGGGTGCTGCCCGGCCTGGAAGAAGGCCGCTTCCTGACCGGCGCAAGCACGGCCGAAGGCATTGCCCGCTTCTACCGCCAGCGCGGCGCCCGACTGGTGGTCGTCAAGCTGGGAGCAGAAGGCGCCTGGTTTGACAGCGACACCGCCGGCAGCGGCCATGTGCAGGGCTTTGCGGTGGCCGAAGTGATTGACACCGTGGGCGCGGGCGACGGTTTTGCCGTCGGCGTGATCAGCGCCCTGCTCGATGGCCTGGGCGTGCCCGAGGCGGTGAAGCGCGGCGCCTGGATTGGCGCGCGCGCGGTGCAGGTGCTGGGCGACAGCGAAGGCCTGCCGACCCGCGCCGAACTGATTGAAGCAGGACTTTGAACATGACCATTTCTTCCGACCGCAAAAAGGTGCTGGTGTTCAGGGAACTGCCACCCGACCAGTTGGCACGGCTGCAAGCGCGGCACGATGTGACCGTCGCCAATCCGCGCCTGCCGGAACAGTTGCCTGCGTTTCAGGCAGCGCTGGCAACGGCCGAGGGCCTGATCGGCTCCAGCTACAAGGTCGATGCGGCGCTGCTGGCCGCCGCGCCGCAGTTGAAGGTGATTTCCAGCGTGTCGGTCGGCGTGGACAACTACGCCCTGGACGCGCTGGCGGCGCGCGGCATCGTGCTGTGCCACACGCCCGGCGTGCTGACCGAAACCACCGCCGACACGATTTTTTCACTCGTCATGGCGACCAGCCGGCGACTGGTCGAACTGGCCGGCCTGGTACGCGAAGGCCGCTGGACGCGCAACATCGGCGAAGAGCTGTTTGGCTGGGACGTGCATGGCAAGACGCTGGGCATCCTGGGATTTGGCCGTATCGGCCAGGCGGTGGCACGGCGTGCCGCCCTGGGCTTTGGCATGCCGGTGCTCTACCACAGCCGCCGCCCGGTGGACCTGGCCAGGGACGCGCCGGAACTGGCGGGCAAGGCGGTGCACACGCCGCTTGATGAACTCTTGATGCGCGCCGACATCGTTGCCGCTGTGCTGCCCCTGTCGAATGAAACCCGGGGCCTGATGGGCGGGCGCGAGTTCGGCCTGATGAAGCCGGGCGCGATTTTCATCAACGGCGGGCGCGGCGCCACCGTGCAGGAAGCCGCCCTGCTCCACGCCCTGAACCACGGCAGCTTGCGCGCCGCCGGGCTGGACGTGTTTGCCACCGAGCCGCTGCCGATGGACTCGCCTTTGCGCACCCATCCCAAGGTCACCGCGCTGCCGCACATCGGCTCGGCCACGGTTGAAACCCGCTATGCGATGGCGGTGCTGGCCACGACCAATTTGCTGCAGGCGCTGGCGGGCGAGCGGCCCACGGCGGTGTTTGAAATGTCGGCGGGCTGATTCAGGTTCTGCGGTCCGGGCCGAAAAATATCAACCAAATACGCCTTCTTCGCAATAAGGACGGGCGCAAGTAGCTATTAAAAATATAGCATTCATGCCTTATGATGCCTCGGGTTTTTCAGACGGTGGTGGCGGTTGCTCGACCTCGCCCATCACGCTGTCGTCGTCAGCATCGCGCTCGGCGGGGGGAACGCCATGCTTCCTGCCGGCTTGGCGCTTCTGCTTTTCTTCGTGGGAAGGATCTGAAGTGTTCCCGCAGGCCACGTTGAATGAAATCGGCAGCTTCATGACAGCCTCCTGAAAAATCAGCTTCATCGTAGCGGCGGACCGGCACTTGATGGATACGCCATCGCGCCTGATGGGTGTCAGTGTGTAACTGACAAAAAGTCAGGCTTGAACGTCAATGCTCATGCGCTGCCAGCGCGCTGACCAGCATCACCAGCCCGATGCCAATGGCCAGCCACGCAATCTGCGCCGCCGTTTCCTGCAGGGTGGCGCGTTTTTGCAGTTGCGGAATCAGATCGGCCAGCGCCACATACATGAAACTGCTGGCGGCAATGATCAAAAAGAACGGCAAGTAGGCATACAGCTGGTCCACCAGCGCATAACCGACCACCCCGCCCAGGGCAGTCACGCCGCCGGCCAGCGACACCTTGACGATGGCGATGCGCCGGTTGTTGGCGCTCTGGCGGCGCAGCACGATCAGGTCGCCCATGTGGTGCGGCACTTCATGCACCAGCACCGCCAGCGCGGCCACGAAACCCAGGCGCATGTCGGCGATGAAGGCCGAGGCGATCAGGATGCCGTCGCCAAAGGCATGCACGCTGTCGCCGGCCAGCACCGCCCAGCCGCCCGAGGCGTGGTCATGGCTGTGCGCAGGGTCATGGTTGTGGCCATGGGAATGGCCGTGATGCGCATGGTCGTGGCCCGGCTCAGGGCCGTCGCTTGGCGCCGCATGGTGCTCATGCCCGTGGTGCCACAGCTCGGCCTTGTCGAGCAGGAAGAAAAACACCAGCCCGACCAGCAGCGTGGCAAACAGGTCGTGGGCGCTGGCCTGGCTTTCAAACGCCTCGGGCAGCAAATGCATGAAGGCGGTGCCCAGCAGTGCGCCGGCGGCCAGGCTGAGCATGTGCTGCGTGTACCGGGCCAGCGCGCCAAAGCTGAGCAGCGCCGCCAGCCAGACGCTGCCGATGCCGGCGGTGATGGTTCCCAACAAAATTGCTATCAAGGTCATAGCTTCCAGCGCCCGTCTTACTTGGGCCAGAGCCCTGAATGATGATAAAAACATGAAAGCAGCCATCATCCGGCCGTCCAAATGCCAAAACCCCGGACTCGGCATGGTGACCGAAGACCGGGGCGCATTGATTTTATCAAGCGCGTCAAGCCTCCACGCCAGAAAAACCGGCGTCAGGCGGGCGCAAGTCAATCTCGGCGGGTGTGTGTGAAATATATATTTCTCTTTTGACAGAAATGTCAGAAACCAATCCTACAATCCGCTTTATGGAACTCACCGACATCTCTCGCCGCTTCGTTGTTCACTGGGGTGAAATGGGGACCGCCTGGGGCGTGAACCGCACCGTCTCGCAAATCCATGCGCTGCTGTTCTTTCATGGCAAGCCACTGCACGCCGAGGAAATCTCGGACACCCTGGGGGTTGCCCGCTCCAATGTCAGCAACAGCCTGAAGGAACTGCTGAACTGGAACCTGATCCGCACCACCCACATTCTGGGCGACCGGCGGGATTATTTCGACACCTCCACCGACGTGTGGGAGCTGTTTCGTACCGTGGTGCGCGAACGCAAGGAGCGCGAATACGACCCGACGGTGCGCCTGCTGCGCGAGCTGGTCAGCCACCCCGGCTTCAGCGCCGAAGCGCCCGACGCGCAGGACCGCGTGAGTGAAACGCTGGCGCTGATGCAGTCGCTGGGCAGCTGGGCCGACGAGATGCTGCGCCTGTCGCCCTCCACGCTAGACAAGGTGCTGCGGCTGGGGGCAACCATCCAGAAGTTCGTGCGCGGCGATGCGCCCCCGCCCGCCCCCTGACCCCATTAGCCGCCGCCTGCGCATTCATGCCCATGGCGGTTTTTTTGACAGCTTATTTCTGTTTTGACTGAAATATCGAAAGGAAAAATCATGAATACTACAAACAACCCGACAAGCCTGGGCAACACCCGGCATGACCGTCTCAAGGCCGGACTCATTCCCGCCATCTACCCACTGACGCTTTATTACGATGGCTCTTGCCCGATGTGCCACGCCGAGATGCACAACCTGATGCTTCGCAACACCGGCGAGTTGCTGGCCTTCGTCGATATTTCAGTGCCCGGCTTCAGCGGCCAGCCGCCCGCCACCACACAGAAAGACTTGATGACGCTGATGCACGCCCGTCAGGCCGATGGCACCGTGATCAAGGGCGTCGATGTGTTCCGGCTGGCCTACGCGGCAGCCGGGCTGGGCTGGGTATCTGCCCTGTTTCGCCTGCCGGTGGTCAGCACGGTGGCCGACCGGCTCTACCCCTACCTTGCGCGTTACCGCAACCGCATTCCCAGACGGCTGGTGCAGCTGGCCTTTGAAACCGCCGCCCGCCGTGCGGCCGCCCGGGCACAAGCCAGGCAGTGCAAGGCCGGCGACGCCTGCCGCCTGTAACCTCCGCAGGAACCCACCATGAACATCCTGGTTTGCGGTGCAAACGGTTTTTTGGGCCGTCATATCGCAGTCGCGCTGGAAGCGGCAGGCCATACCGTGCTGTGCGGCATCCGGGTTCCCGGCCCCGGCACATCGACGCGCCCGGACTTATCCGCCAAGGCTCGGAAGTTGGTGCCGATGGACTTCATTCGCGATACCGCTGTCAGCACCTGGCTACCCCGGCTGGCAGGCGTGCAGGCGGTGGTCAACGCGGTTGGAGTCCTGCGTGATGGCCCGCCTACGCCGATGCAGGCCATCCACGCTGAAGTGCCGAAAGCACTCTTCAACGCTTGCGCCCGGCAGGGCGTGCGGCGGGTGATCCACCTCTCGGCGCTGGGGATTGCCAGCAGCCCCAGCCTTTACGCCACCACCAAACGCACCGCCGAAGCGCATCTGCAGACCCTGACGCAACAAGGCGCGCTGCAAGGCTTGGTGCTGCAACCCAGCATTGTGTTTGGCCCTGGCGGCGCGGGCAGCGAGCTGTTCACCGCACTGGCGCGCTGGCCCGTAATGCTGCTGCCGCGCCAAGCATTCAGCGCCCGGGTGCAGCCGGTGTGGATTCGGGAGTTGGCTGAAGTGGTCACCACCCTGGCCGGACCGGCGTCAGGCGTGTGCGGCACGCTGCCCTGCGTCGGTCCAGAGAGCACCCCGCTGGCCAGCTTCATCGCCAGCCTGCGCCGCCAGCGCGGCCAGACGTCTGCTCATGTCCTGGCCCTGCCCGACCTGCTGGCCCGAGCCAGCGCCCGCTTGGGTGACACCTTTCCTTTCACGCCCTGGGGTACGCAGGCACTGGCCCTGCTGGCCCAGGACAACACCGCAAATCCTCAACCCTTTGCCCAACTGCTGGGACGGCCCGCCACGCATTACAGCCGGCTGCTGGCCTGCCTTGCAGCATGACCAACACCGCATTGCTGCGCTGGAGCCTGATCGCGGTCTGGCTGGGAACGGCTGCGGTCAGCCTGCTGGAGCGGGACGGGCAAAGCGCTCAGTTGCTCCATGCAGCGGGTTTGTCCCAGCCGCTGCTGGTTCAGGCGCTGATTGTCAGCGGCGCCGCCGCCGACCTGGCGCTGGGTCTGGCCTTGTGGCTGCGCCCAGTGCGCACGACCTATCTGGCGGCGCTGGCCCTGATGCTGCTGATGACGCTGGCGGCCACGGTACTGCTGCCCGCGCTGTGGCTGCATCCGCTGGGACCAGT
This DNA window, taken from Polaromonas hydrogenivorans, encodes the following:
- a CDS encoding LacI family DNA-binding transcriptional regulator, with the translated sequence MPTPKIKPLPAPSHARATIADVAREAGVSKATVSRFLNHRETLLTPDIAARVEVAIAALAYSPSPMAQGLKRGRSRLIGLVVADVTNPFSVAVLRGAEKACQQAGYLLMLFNLGNDSRRESEAIKALTAYQVDGFILNTLGGDAGAAAEAARHGKPVVLVDRRHHDMQADFVSIDNAGAVLLGARHLVEAGYRELLFVSEPIKNVSSRMEREAAFRSFVSDAATDIAGLHGSTFECTDDDSAGLDKALQSLRQRAEGRLPGVISSNAVVTLRVVAAMARLGWRLGADLGLVGFDETEWSPFIGPGLTTIAQPTDELGRLAAGCLIERLKGLDLPPRQILLSGRLVARGSSVPEASPVILQT
- a CDS encoding amino acid ABC transporter permease, producing the protein MNYTFQFGDVFAAWPLLLRGTWNTIELSLLAMLLGLAVAIVCAWGKTAGPKPLRFVINAYIELIRNTPFLVQLFFFFFALPALGLRWSAYTAALTALVINLGAYATEIIRAGIESIPKGQIEAGLALNLKRHEIFRFVILKPALKAIYPALTSQFILLMLSSAVVSAISADDLTSVAANLQSQTFRSFEIYIVVAGIYLLLALSFSALFRLIYKASLNYPDRR
- a CDS encoding amino acid ABC transporter permease, with the translated sequence MRTFGLPEFLFILEAAKWTVALSLIAFIGGAIGGLLVALGRTSENRLAQFLSSGFIQIFQGTPLLLQLFLVFFGAPVLGFDINPWIAAGVALILNSSAFLGEIWRGCIQAIPAGQVEAAHALSLSYFSRMRFVILPQAFKIALAPTVGYLVQIIKGTSLAAIIGFTEITRAGQIINNATFQPLIVFSVVAAIYFALCWPLSLMASRMERRQAAALAR
- a CDS encoding beta-propeller fold lactonase family protein; translation: MIKHPGRFTLVTLAVQCFMTTALVAASFQSAAADLIASTNDAKYQRVVGKDTFLENPQPDTLDIIDASHFPPRVVASVNVAAAIQGPPQAVAITPDGKLAIVSAPSRYDTAEKKLVLENYLQVVDLTSSPASVIAKVDIAHHPQAIAINRAGNLLLTTTTSGHLLVFAIDGKSITLKDTLKLSDKRLAGITITPDGKTALVALRDEQGLMVLDIDSDKVTTQRERISTGVAPYSVDVSSTGKWALVGNAGLAGLPGNVGTLAGDVDSITLIDISRRPYRAVQHVSVPALPEGIAISPDGRWVAVQSMDGSNLTADNPGRRAKGKLILFSNQNGKLVEKSSLPAGAAGQGIVFTADGRYILAQFNVEKQLAVFAVANGKLKDTGKRLASTGGPSSIRSMPR
- a CDS encoding transporter substrate-binding domain-containing protein, which produces MIKHLQRRTFTGTALALGLAATLSAWAPAASAQSVADIKKKGELTVGMLVDFPPYGTMNSSNQPDGYDADVARLLAKDLGVKVNLVPVTGPNRIPFLLTNKVDLLVASLAVTPERAKQVQFSKPYAAASIVLYGDKKASLKTPADLKGKRVGVARASTQDIALTAVAPEGTEIRRFDDDASAMQALLSGQIDAIGCSTTVAAQIAKRAPANTFENKFVLRQQVMGVAMRPGQAELLKTVDDFVARNTANGELNKLYQKWLETDLPKLQ
- a CDS encoding amino acid ABC transporter ATP-binding protein gives rise to the protein MQSSRAAAAGAEPIIRIEAVDKWYGKFQVLTGINLNVAAGERIVVCGPSGSGKSTLIRCINRLEVVQKGRIVVDGIDLTAGGKNVDSVRQEVGMVFQQFNLFPHLTILQNCTLAPMRSRGLSQEEAETIAMKYLTRVRIPEQAKKYPSQLSGGQQQRVAIARALCMTPKIMLFDEPTSALDPEMVKEVLDTMIGLADDGMTMLCVTHEMGFARSVADRVIFMADGKIIEQAPPQQFFSNPQNEKTRNFLGQILNSQHAH
- a CDS encoding sugar phosphate isomerase/epimerase family protein, whose translation is MPTEVSGAAAAPPILISLTAFGAAEVRRHGQRWFARLSHEAGADGVEVRSELLVDAARELPDIALAVRDAGLRVVYSSADYLWAADGALDMAALQRALDAAKTLGAPRLKMAIGGFGASSHASLMALQDCLQAAKIELVIENDQTPAAGTLPALQDFFDTANDLGIFLGMTFDMGNWHWSGECPLLAASALAPQVRYVHCKGVQRQPQRWIAVPLAESSAPWRAVLRALPADVPWAIEYPLIGDDLPAVTRREIDQLRSIAASMAGRKKLT
- a CDS encoding sugar kinase encodes the protein MTRALDVITFGEAMMMLVADRPGPLEQAEAFYKRTAGAETNVAIGLSRLGLKVGWGSRLGTDSMGRYLLAAMQKEGIDCSHVVCDAAQKTGFQFKGKVLDGSDPPVEYHRQGSAASHMCVNDIDRDWLLSARHLHATGVFAALSATTLHAARLTMDLMRAAGRSVSFDPNLRPTLWASPELMREAVNDLATRADWVLPGLEEGRFLTGASTAEGIARFYRQRGARLVVVKLGAEGAWFDSDTAGSGHVQGFAVAEVIDTVGAGDGFAVGVISALLDGLGVPEAVKRGAWIGARAVQVLGDSEGLPTRAELIEAGL
- a CDS encoding 2-hydroxyacid dehydrogenase, with product MTISSDRKKVLVFRELPPDQLARLQARHDVTVANPRLPEQLPAFQAALATAEGLIGSSYKVDAALLAAAPQLKVISSVSVGVDNYALDALAARGIVLCHTPGVLTETTADTIFSLVMATSRRLVELAGLVREGRWTRNIGEELFGWDVHGKTLGILGFGRIGQAVARRAALGFGMPVLYHSRRPVDLARDAPELAGKAVHTPLDELLMRADIVAAVLPLSNETRGLMGGREFGLMKPGAIFINGGRGATVQEAALLHALNHGSLRAAGLDVFATEPLPMDSPLRTHPKVTALPHIGSATVETRYAMAVLATTNLLQALAGERPTAVFEMSAG
- a CDS encoding ZIP family metal transporter, coding for MTLIAILLGTITAGIGSVWLAALLSFGALARYTQHMLSLAAGALLGTAFMHLLPEAFESQASAHDLFATLLVGLVFFFLLDKAELWHHGHEHHAAPSDGPEPGHDHAHHGHSHGHNHDPAHSHDHASGGWAVLAGDSVHAFGDGILIASAFIADMRLGFVAALAVLVHEVPHHMGDLIVLRRQSANNRRIAIVKVSLAGGVTALGGVVGYALVDQLYAYLPFFLIIAASSFMYVALADLIPQLQKRATLQETAAQIAWLAIGIGLVMLVSALAAHEH
- a CDS encoding GbsR/MarR family transcriptional regulator — translated: MELTDISRRFVVHWGEMGTAWGVNRTVSQIHALLFFHGKPLHAEEISDTLGVARSNVSNSLKELLNWNLIRTTHILGDRRDYFDTSTDVWELFRTVVRERKEREYDPTVRLLRELVSHPGFSAEAPDAQDRVSETLALMQSLGSWADEMLRLSPSTLDKVLRLGATIQKFVRGDAPPPAP